A part of Paramisgurnus dabryanus chromosome 15, PD_genome_1.1, whole genome shotgun sequence genomic DNA contains:
- the lrrc58b gene encoding leucine-rich repeat-containing protein 58 → MEGSEEASICESVLDLSRLNLNDLSTDTISEKRRRDTKQLYLCYNRITVLRDSICSFANLEFLDISNNALSVICEDITRLTKLKTFIAKNNRLNEFSLPKDFGSLQLEVLNLSGNRFEEMPSQCLQLQRLQSLSMGGNRLKTIPVEIDNLTSLELLYLGGNQISSIPVELSNLPCLGYLVLCDNRIQSVPPQLTRLHSLRSLSLHNNLLTYLPREILSLVQLQELSLRGNPLVVRFVKDMTYDPPSLLELAGRTVKSRNLSYSHHDLPNHLVYYLDMASKCPNPKCAGVYFDSCVRHIKFVDFCGKYRLPLMHYLCSPECTSPCNSNPQSDADSDDDNSVAADRLQRVLLG, encoded by the exons ATGGAGGGTTCTGAAGAAGCCAGTATCTGTGAGAGCGTCTTAGATTTGTCCCGTTTGAATCTGAACGACTTGAGTACGGACACGATCAGCGAGAAACGACGGAGAGACACGAAACAACTGTATCTGTGTTATAACAGGATCACGGTGCTACGGGACTCCATATGTTCATTCGCTAACCTGGAGTTTCTGGACATCAGCAACAACGCGCTGTCTGTCATCTGTGAGGATATCACCCGACTGACCAAACTTAAAACATTCATAGCCAAGAACAATCGCTTAAATGAGTTTTCTCTGCCGAAAGACTTTGGCTCTCTGCAGCTGGAGGTGTTAAATTTAAGCGGAAACAGATTTGAGGAGATGCCGAGCCAGTGTTTGCAACTGCAACGACTCCAGTCTCTGTCAATGGGGGGAAACCGACTGAAAACCATCCCAGTTGAGATAGATAATCTAACAAG CTTAGAGCTGTTATATTTAGGAGGTAACCAGATCTCCTCCATCCCTGTTGAACTCTCCAACTTGCCGTGCCTCGGTTACCTGGTTCTGTGTGATAATCGGATCCAAAGCGTCCCTCCTCAACTTACCAG ACTCCATTCCCTGCGCTCTCTTAGTCTGCACAATAACTTGCTGACATATCTACCAAGAGAGATCCTGAGCCTGGTGCAGCTTCAGGAGCTCAGTCTCCGTGGCAATCCCTTGGTCGTGCGCTTTGTGAAGGATATGACCTACGACCCTCCATCACTACTAGAGCTCGCTGGTCGAACTGTTAAAAGCAGGAATCTTTCATACTCGCATCATGACCTCCCAAACCACCTGGTCTATTACCTGGACATGGCCAGCAAGTGCCCAAACCCCAAATGTGCAG GTGTTTACTTCGACTCGTGTGTTCGTCATATCAAGTTTGTAGATTTCTGTGGCAAGTATCGCTTGCCCCTGATGCACTACCTGTGCTCTCCAGAATGCACCTCACCCTGCAACTCCAACCCTCAGAGCGACGCCGACTCGGACGATGACAACAGTGTGGCTGCTGATCGGCTTCAGAGAGTTCTGCTGGGATAA